DNA from Gopherus flavomarginatus isolate rGopFla2 chromosome 21, rGopFla2.mat.asm, whole genome shotgun sequence:
CGGGTGAGAAAAGATGTGGGAGGAGACCAAGAGTGAGAATACGTAACTCATGCTAGGGGCACGTGGGGCTTTGCCTTCATCTGGTGCCTGGTCCACACTGAGGCTAATAACTGTCCAGTAATGGAGTTACTTCCTTAGCTTTCATTGATGGCATTGTCACAGCTAGGACGTTAATGCCAGGCCTAGCGGATAAGCTGGGAATTTAGAGGCAATCAAGAGAGGTTTAAGTTTAACCATGTTTTCTCCTTCCGTTTGTTCCTATAGCAGCAGCAGAACATACCGAGTTCTACTGGGGAAACAAAACCTGGAGGTCGAGGAACCTAGCTCTGTGGCCGCTGCTGTGGAGAAGATCATTGTCCATGAGAAATGGAACTCCTTCCTGATCGCGTAAATCCGCTAAAGCCCCAGGGTGTTGATGGCAGGGGGGGGCTCTGTCTCTCTTTCAGCAATTCTACTGTCAAAGCTTAGCTCAAATCAACCAGTTCTGGCTCTATTTCACTGATTGCACCCAAAGCCACTTGGGTTAACATATGCCTCTGCAATAAGGAAAGTTGCTATTCAGATGGGCCAGTTGTGTGTAAAAAGAATTATTGAGTAGTATTACCAATCCTCATTCTCCCACCATCGCCCCAAATGCACTGCCGGCCTATCGCTGCTTTGATCTGGAGTCACATGACGTATTTCCTTTGGGAAGCTGACGAGTGGGCGGGGGAGATTTTTGGTTGCGTTCGCTTTCTGACTGGTTGCCGTGCGAGATGTGAGGTAGTTCTCGGGAAGGATTGCTTTTGTAATGGAATGTCGCTCTTCAAGTGAAATCAATTCAATCAAATTCAGAAGACAGACCGGGCTAAGGCAGAAACACCTCAGCAGTTGTTTTATGGCTACGTTGGCTGTCCGTggggttttctttttgttttttttttgactggCTCAGATATTACACTTGGTTTATTCTCATAACTCAAGTTTAAAGTATTTGCACACTAAGCCATACATTTAATGTGTGCAAAAAAGCGGTTGGTAAAATTCTCAAAAAGATTCAGGTGACTTAGGCACCTagatctcactgaaagtcaaagggacacaggtcatttttgaaaatgagacttaagcCGTTCTGTGGGTCTGCCTTCCACACCaaggatcatagaatcacagaatatcagggttggaagggacctcaggaggtatctagtccaacccccctgctctaagcaggaccaaccccaactaaatcatcaggATTGAGCCATCATATTAAACAGAGATATCCAGCAGTTAGAAATGAGGAAAGGAAGGACAGGAAGTTTGTTAGTGAGTCCATTCGCTCTCAAGCATGGACAGAACAAGAAATTGAACATCTTACTTAGCTAGAAAAGAAATAAGAGGGTCTCAGAGGGTCTCTCAGGAGCCCCAGTGTTTCCCAGCTGCGTTGAAACTTCCCCTCCCGGTCTGATTTGGATTTCAGCAATGATATTGCCCTGATCAAGCTGGCTGAGCCTGTGGAAGTGAGCGAGACGATCCaaccagcctgcctgcctgaaaACAATGCCATCCTGCCGCAAGACTTCCCCTGCTACGTCACCGGATGGGGACGCCTCTGGAGTGAGTAGAGCATCTTCTCCTACAGCCGTGGGGCCCCGCTCCTCGGACGTGGCCCAATACCAATAGACTCCAGCCTTTGCTGAGTGTTACTCCAGGCTACTTGTTTTAACCATGAGCCTCCTCTGCAagtttcccatgtcactggtcCCACTCTGACCCACCATGGCCATTGGCCCTCTCACAAGGCTAAGATTTGGAACAGCCCATGCATTGTGAAAGGCTAGAGTGAGCACGGGCTGGTTCAGTGGAGGTCAAAGCCTGGGGAACTGGTGCAGGTGGCCAGAAAGATTGGAATTGTTCTGCTAGACCGAATAGGGCACAGTGCCTCCAAGCTGACTGAACTCCTGAACCAGAAACCCAGGGATGTCTCAGCCTGGATTTCTCTTGGAACCAGATCGGATCTCAGACTCCCAAGAAAGCTAAGAAATCATAGAGGTGAGGAGTGGAAGAGACTTAGGAAGAAAGTTACTAGTTTACCTGCTTGACAATGCAGCATTGTTCCCTACTGTATGTTTCTAGTCCTTTGCCCAGTCTAGTCTTCTCTGATTAACATCTTAAATTTACCTTTACTCAGTttcttcccataatgcttttacgCACCCTCAGTGATTCTTCTCCTTCCTTTGCTGCTTGCACCCTTCATATATTGGTATCTTGTGTGGTCACCGATAGCCAGTCAATCTGATGTTTCCATTTGCTGAATAACTTCAAGTGTGTAGAAGACAGCTCCTGACCTGGCTTCTCACTTGTGTAAAATTCTTCTGatggttctttttctttttttttttttgtgattcaCTCTATTCACCAGCCGACGGCCCCATCTCTGATGACCTCCAGCAGGCACTGCTGCCTGTGGTGGACCATGCCACTTGCAGTCGATGGGACTGGTGGGGCTTCAGGGTCAGGAAAACCATGGTCTGTGCCGGAGGAGATGGAGTCGTTTCTGGATGCAATGTAAGTCTTCCCAGCACAGTAATGCTGCATCATTTCTCATCACCTCCCAGGGAAGGTGAGCAAATCCAGTTGGCAGGAACTGGGGCATGTGCTGATGGGTTCAAAGCTGCATCTCAGTGGCTCTTAGAGCCTCTCTAGCTATGAAAATTCAACGAAGAAAGCCCTCCGAATAATGACCTCGAAGTGAGACTTGGCACCTCTGATATTTACTGACAAGCTTGGTGAGTTTTGTGGCACAGCTGAGCTGTCCATGTATCAAGTTTGGAATACAGAGCTCCCTGGAGTTACAGGTTCAAACCTAAGCAgggatcaagtcacccctcaaGCCAAGTTATTTACTTCTTTTGCGAGGGTGGGTAGGGAGCAGATTGAACTCAACCTTACAAACCAATGCCCTTTTTGGACCATGCAAATTAATTAAAAGTCCCATTGTACTTTTCATAAGATCCCAGCGTCTCTTCTAACTGCTGAACAGAAAGAGTTAATCCGGCTATTCcagagtggctgcatttcactggtgaTTGATGTATGCTGTTGACAAAGCAGAACACAAATGTAAAAGCTTTATCCACTTCATGGCTGAGCACAAGACCCATCCTTTGAACTAAGGCAGCTGTTGCAGGTTAGAACTGAAGTGCGTGAGTGGAGAAGAAGTCTGAAGGGGCTCGCCTCACCCCTATCTGAACATTAGCCTCTTATTCTCATGCAGACGCTAATTCACCCACTTCTGATAGAACAAATTGGCCACACGCCCAAGTCAAAGCTATCATTTATTTCCTACACCAAGTATAGAGAAATATGGTATTATCCTGTGCGCAACGCCGGGTCATATACTGACTTTTTGAACAGTGACCACAGTACAGTGTGAAGGCACTCTGAATTGTCTTCGAGAAATCCAGGACactagaccaaaaaaaaaaaaagaagtcagaaATCCTCTCTGTATCCTCCCAAAGTCTTAATACTAAGAAGATCAGCCAGAAGCACTGTTACTATAATAAAAGTTTCTCTGTTTTATGTTGCGTCAGGGAGATTCTGGAGGCCCACTGAACTGCTATGGTGCTAATGCTTGGGAAGTACATGGCATTGTGAGCTTTGGGTCTGGGGTGAGCTGCAACACTCTTAAGAAGCCAACCGTCTTCACCCGGGTGTCTGCCTACATCGACTGGATACATGAGGTAGGTCTCGGCCCATTAAAGCAAAGTGCCAGGTGCTTAACTAGGTTTCTGCACACTTACGTGAAATGATTACCGGCTGACCCATCCCAGAACTTCTATCTCTGTTTCCTTTTCAGTCAATTCTAGCTGATTAAATCAAATGTACAGGCCTGCACCAAACCCCTCAGACTCTGGGGAAGTTTGGAGCAGGATCGCaactagacagtatttagtcctgccgtgagggccgggggctggactcgatgaccttttgaggttccttccagtcctagagtctatgaatctatgaacagcCTTGGCCTATCTTTGGTGCCACCTCTACACAGCAAATGGTTTTGCTCCTGTCCTACAAAAATGAGGCGTTCTTGTGTCCTAAGCCATTACTTAGGGGTTGAAGTAAGTAGCCAGAGTGCCAAGgaccttccactgacttcagcaggatttCAGTGAGAGCTATTAGGTAATCAGCAACTCTGAAAGTCCAGCCATTCATTTAGGCCCTAGCTTTGAGCCTCCTGGCCTAGAAACAGTCTACAGTGCTGTAAAGGCCAGTAGGAGAGCAGGCAACCCAGAGAGACTTAACTCGGTACCAGGGGTTTGCCTGAGATGCAGACATTACTTTCAAGGATGGTGGTCAGCTGTTAGGACATTCTTTGACATTTATAAAGAAATCTCCCAGTTTCGTGACCAGCTTGTTGCATGTGTATAAATCTAATTGGGTACCCAGGACTTCGGGCCCATCTGTTTCAATTTGCCACAGTATACGTTACACTCCTCCAGTAGGAAAGGGTGATTGATGCTTCAGAGAACTTATTTTAGTGGGAAACATTTAGTCTGGTTTAGTGTGAAACtgtaacttattttttaaaaaatgattaacgCTGCTTCTTTTCTTTCCCCGTCACCAGAAAATAAACCTCAACTGAAGAGTCCAGCTCATTTCATTGATTGTAAATCCCAGGAAACCCTAATAAATGGTCTCATCATAGTGTTCCTTGGTCCAGAGGCTGCTTGAAATGTGTCTGACACATGAGTACTTATTTACAGTAAATACACACAGTGCCAGTGACTTCAGTTAAATTACACTGGTTGaggataataaataaaataacaaattgagatatacctatctcatagagctggaagggaccttgaagttTTGTCAAGTCCAGCCCTGTGCCTTCACTAGCCAgacctgtcataaccttagtcccagatttggaccttagcgtccaaaatatgggggttagcatgaaaacctccaagcttagttaccagcttggacctggtacctgctgccaccacccaaaaaattagagtgttttggggcactctggtccctctgaaaaaccttccctggggaccccaagacccaaatcccttgagtctcacaacaaagggaaataatcctttttcccttcccccctccagatgctcctggagagatacacagacataagctctgtgaaactacacagagtgactccccctctctgtttccagtcctggaagcaaaaagtactttcctattcccccagagggaatgcaaagtcaggctagcaatccaacacacagatctccccttgacttcttcctcccaccaattccctggtgagtacagactcaatttccctgaagtaaagaaaaactccaacaggtcttaaaagaaagctttatataaaaagaaagaaaaatacatacaaatgttctctctgtattagatgatacaacacagggtcgattgcttaaaagaatattgaataaacagccttattcaaaagaagaatacaaatcaaagcactccagcacttatattcatgcaaataccaaagaaaagaaaccatataacttactatctgatctctttgtccttacacttagaaacagaagattagaaaatagaactacttctccaaagctcagagaaagcaggcaggcagaaaacaaaaaactcagacacacaattccctccacccaaagttgaaaaaatccggtttcctgattggtcctctggtcaggtgcttcaggtgaaagagacattaacccttagctatctgtttatgacacgccccccaaattgcagacagtggggaagctcactggcggcgatttccttctagaacttgaaaataaacagattaatacaacacatgcacctttacatatactcctaagtatataactaacagacttctacattttaagaacactttttaactactgaattctgggaaactctcacgggagagtgcatcagctactttgttagaagctcctgtgatgtgttgaatttcaaaatcaaaatcttggagagctaaactccaacgaagaagtttcttgttgttccccttggcagtatgaagccactttagtgcagcatggtcagtttgtagttggaaccgccgtccccaaacatatgggcgtagcttttccagggcgtacacaatggcatagcattccttttcactgactgaccagtgactttccctctcagacagtttcttgctgagaaacacgacaggatggaagttgtgatctgttgcttcctgcatgagcaccgctcctataccacgctcagatgcatctgtggttactaggaatggcttgtcaaaatccggggccctgagaacagggtcagacatgagcgttgccttaagttgggtaaaggccttttgacactcattagtccacttaactgcatttggctgggtctttttggtcaggtcggtcagtggggcagcgatttggctgtagtgtggtacaaatcgcctgtagtatccggccaagcctaagaaggattggacctgcttcttggaccgtgggacaggccacttttggatagcatccaccttggcctgtagggggtttatggttcctcgacccacctggtgccccaggtaagtcactctgttttggcctatttgacactttttggccttaacagttagtcctgcctgcctgatgcgctcaaagaccttttccaggtgtagtaggtgttcgggccaggagtctgaaaaaatggccacatcatcgaggtaggcaactgcaaattctcccagtccagctagtagaccatctaccagcctctggaaggtggcgggtgcatttcgaaggccgaaaggaaggacattgaattcatacacccccgcatgggtgacgaatgctgacctctccttggcaggttcatctagtggtacttgccagtaccccttggttaagtctattgtagagatgaactgggcacgtcccaacttctccaatagctcatcggtgcgtggcattgaaGTGTTGTCAAGTCCAGCCCTGTGCCTTCACTAGCcagaccaaatactgatttttgccccagatccctaagtggccctttgaaggattgagctcacaaccctgagtttagcaggccaatgttcaaaccactgaactatccctccccctgtcttTTCCTAGGGCTTCTTATACAGGGGAGAAAATACCTGACACTCAACTATGGACTCATGTGAATATCAATAGGCAAGAGTTGAAAGCAGATGGTTGTCCTTACTACGCTATCACTGCAGCAGAACCTAGAGTTCCCAGCGCTGTTCCACCAGGCACTGTCCAAACACACAACAGAGCTATGGTCTGTACCTCCAACAGccaattgctaaaggattggtgAGCCCAGGCTGGGCTAAAAACAAGGGGTATCAGCTCAGCAGCGAAATGATCAAAGCTCTTCTGGCATCCGTACATAAAACTGTAGTGAAAGGTGCATTGCTTTGATTTCGGATGCTGATACATTCACGTATACAACGGCATTATCTCGCCGGTGCTGCATCCCAAATCAGCAAGCCCACAAAACTGCATCAGTTGCACACGACCAGGCTTGGCTCTTTGTAGAGTGTAACTATAAAGTATCCCCTGTCTTACTGGTCAGTAACTTCAGGCTCCATTTAAACCAGTAGAAGACATTTCCCTCTGGAGCAGAGGGAAGTCCGTTCACCCATACCTTTACGGGCCTGTGCTTGCAAAACCGCATAGCACATTCCTGTGGCCTCATTTCCCCACAACCACTCAAAGGAAGATTTTTGTTGTGCACAAGCAGCAAAGCAAAGTAGGGGGGAAGGTGTTGGTCCTACCTGGGATCACTCTCTGCCTGAACCTTTCATTTTTACATTGAAAGAGATGTTTAGATGCCCCCGGATGCTTTgatagctcatgcagtagaactGTCTGAGGGATCACAGGGCTAAAATGACAAGTTACTGTCTCCGTTAACACCACTGGTCTGGTGTGACTGGGACATGCACTGCTGGAGATCCCCAAccatggggggaggagaggcaaaGCGATGGAACCCCtccctgctggctgctgtgcatcctgccacagttcagggcaactgcaacCGTATTCCCCCTCGGTGGGCTCCCCAGCCATCAGCTCGCTTGGGTGGAAACCTGCATCTTTCCCATTTCTGAccggggtatttccaggctgcactgtTCCCTGCCTACATTGTggtatccccagcaagccagactgcctaaccCAGCCAGCATCTgccctttgctttctctccagaggctaCTAACAGGGTAATGGCCCACAGTTAAGTTAGCCCgcagccctttctaagcaagcacatttattcttaaggtgaaagcattacagggaaataattaaaaacaataaaagaacctacactcCTGCTAATAAGCTTACTGGAAATCAGCTCCTAATGCCAACGGGCACTGgcaggagtcagtccttcaaaccctaTGCACGGTTTTCTCCTGGGGCTACAAGTTCACAACTGCTTTAGCTCAGAGCAAGAACCACCACgcacaggtttttgtttttcctctgtaaGGCCTGGGTCTTTGCTCTTGTTctcatgtaacaggtgatcagcagacaaaggtcctttcctcagggcatagcttcagAAGGCTGGGCTTTTGCATAAGTGGGAAGGAGGGGTGGTTGTAcatttgcattcacctcccccCCACTGATGTTCTGAGAAGCCCACTTAAATTTGTTTGTCCTAAAAGTTCATTCTTTTCTGGCACATTGTTTCAAATAGTCCTTTGTGGCGCAAAACACATCCCAGGGTTGACACTGGTCACCTCGTGCTGCTAGAGAAGTTGTGTACAGTTCCACAATAAGACATAAACTTTGCATTTCTAATGACTGCCAGAGCTACTTAACCTTAATTTGATAAGGATTTTCATGGATGATGCAGGAAATTGCCCTGTTGTGTAGGGGAGTGGCTAGGGGATTAATGCAAGCCTAGACCCGCCAGATCCAAccctcccctgacctgctccTTCAAAAACACCTGTGCATTGGGGAAGGGCGCATGGCTTTGCAGAAGCCCTCTGTGGGCTCCTGGAACCCTGCCCCGCCTGTCCATGGGCAGTGGAATGGTACCTGGTTGACTGCAATCAAGGCTCTCTACACTATTTTTTTACgggtgaggggaagagaaagaTGTAGCTCTTACTCTGTACAGCGTCTCTTAAGGGTGCCcggggctggaagccaggcatGGCTGAGTTCTAGGCCATTCACATGAGCCACCTCATCATTCTCCTCCAGGCGAAATGGGGTTAacacctccctccttcccagggaGCACAGAGACAGCTAGCTGGTCAGTGCTTTGAGGATGAGCAGAGAGACTAAGATAGATCAAGAGGCTTCACAGAGCTAGAGCAGAGGGGCCCAGCAATGAAGGGGCAGCACCCAATCCATGCACTCCAAACAGCGCCTCCTGGTGACTTTTAGGCTCACTACACGACCTACATTGCAGACGGGCAATACTGTAAAATATTCACATGCACCCTGCTCACCACCATCCCCTGCTCGCTGTATGTTAGTTGGCCTTTCTAAATTAAAGTGCCCATGACACTAGGGAATTGAGCACACTGGTTAAAAACAGCCCAATTCCTCTTGCACACACAGAGCTATTTGCCACCTGTCCCCTGCCAGTGTGCTGGGTCTTCCCAGAGCACATGGATTAATGGCTCCAAAGTCTGCAGTGGGTTTTGCCCTGTGTTCAAATAGTCCTCTGCTGTGGGTTGATACTGAAACCAAGCTAATCTCAGATCTGAGCTATCCTGGGTTCATTGCAGAGCTCTGCTGTCAAGGCAGGGAAGAACAGCAAGGTAATGAGCAACAACTGCTGCAGAACCGAAGGTCTTGGGGAAGGCGTTCAGGTCATAGTCTGGAGATGGGGCTGAGGTTAAGTTTAATGGGAGTTGCACTCACATGCTGGAGTAACAGACAGGACTGAAGTAGCTCAGACAATCTACTGCAACAATTTTCTTTACTTGAGCCGGACTGGAAGCCTAAACGTATTGACATCTCCCGAGAGAGGAGGGTTGATCTGATTATAGCCACAGTGTAGGACTAGGGAGACCCGGtgtctgctccctgctctgccactgacttccttggGCGTGTCACAGAGCCTCTGTGCCTGGGTTCCCTAGTTTTATATGGGGGGGGCACTATCATATCAAGCACGTGAGGCTAATACATTATagagtgtgaggtgctcagatactacagtgacacAGGACGATGAGAAACTAGAAATAGCCCCCAAGAGCCGATCAATTACTGGGTAGGTTCTCCATGCAAATAACAGTAAGACAGCCACATTATGCAT
Protein-coding regions in this window:
- the LOC127038726 gene encoding chymotrypsin-C-like, which translates into the protein MRLWYFVNAHLSSLLHFPAYSCGVPAYPPYVARVVGGEDANPHSWPWQISLQYDKSGVWAHTCGGTLIATNWVLTAAHCISSSRTYRVLLGKQNLEVEEPSSVAAAVEKIIVHEKWNSFLIANDIALIKLAEPVEVSETIQPACLPENNAILPQDFPCYVTGWGRLWTDGPISDDLQQALLPVVDHATCSRWDWWGFRVRKTMVCAGGDGVVSGCNGDSGGPLNCYGANAWEVHGIVSFGSGVSCNTLKKPTVFTRVSAYIDWIHEKINLN